The segment CAGATTATTTTATCTTCAGGTATATAAGGGTGAAGCTCTTGCCAAGGCCTCATGGAGGCAGAGAGTAACTAATCTTGAACTTGATAGTACCAGAGGCAATATAACAGACAGAAATTTAATACCTCTTACCAACAGAACCAATAAATGTATTGCTGTTCTTAAATCATTATATTTCAGGGAAAACAAAGAGGAATTAAAAAAAGTTTGCGAGATCATGGGATTGGATTTTAATATGATTAAAAGAGAGATAGAGATAAAAAGTGTCCCTCTGCTTTTTGAAATCGATGAGGAAATAAGAGAAAAGATACTTAATATGGATACTGGCGGTGTGTCGGTAATAAATTCTCTTAAAAGATATGATAAGAATTCTGTTGCAAAACATATTCTTGGATATCTCAATAAAGCTGACGGAGTTGGGCAGACAGGGGTTGAAAAGCTATATGATGATATACTCAGACAAAAAAGGGAAAACTCATTAGGGGTGGTTACCGATGCCCAAAACCAACTGGTGGAAGGCATAGGATACAGGATAAAAAAGGCTGCTGAAGAAAAAAGCAAGTTAAATATAAAGCTGACAATTGACTACCATATGCAACGTATCGTAGAAGAAGTTATGGAGAAAAAAAACATGGCAGGAGCAGTTATTATTGAGGATATTTATAGCGGTGATATTCTTGCAATTGCCAGCAAACCAGATTTTGACCAGAATAATATAGAACACTACTTAAATAGCTCCAATAATGAACTTTTTAACAGATCGGTAGCGTCATATAACCTGGGTTCCATATTTAAAATAATTGATTTAGCCTGTGCTTTTGAGAATGAAATCAGTTTGCCTGAAGAATTTGAGTGCACAGGATCTATAAATGTTGACGGTAATGATTTTAAATGTTCTTCCTATGAGGACGGAGGACACGGATTTATTGACCTGGAAAAAGCATTTTCCTTGTCTTGTAATCCTTACTTCATAAAATTAGGAATTGATATAGGATACAGAGAACTAATAAGAATGGCCCAAAAATTCGGACTGGGCAGCCCTTCCGGCATACTTGCCCAAGGATTGGCTGAATCTTCAGGAAATCTGCCTGACATAAACAGTTACTATAGCAGGGGAGATATTGCTAATATTTCTATTGGTCAGGGAGAAATAATGGCAACACCTCTTCAGGTGGTTAATA is part of the Clostridiaceae bacterium genome and harbors:
- a CDS encoding penicillin-binding protein 2 yields the protein MCPKRGGVILILFTSLFLVLISRLFYLQVYKGEALAKASWRQRVTNLELDSTRGNITDRNLIPLTNRTNKCIAVLKSLYFRENKEELKKVCEIMGLDFNMIKREIEIKSVPLLFEIDEEIREKILNMDTGGVSVINSLKRYDKNSVAKHILGYLNKADGVGQTGVEKLYDDILRQKRENSLGVVTDAQNQLVEGIGYRIKKAAEEKSKLNIKLTIDYHMQRIVEEVMEKKNMAGAVIIEDIYSGDILAIASKPDFDQNNIEHYLNSSNNELFNRSVASYNLGSIFKIIDLACAFENEISLPEEFECTGSINVDGNDFKCSSYEDGGHGFIDLEKAFSLSCNPYFIKLGIDIGYRELIRMAQKFGLGSPSGILAQGLAESSGNLPDINSYYSRGDIANISIGQGEIMATPLQVVNIVATVANGGIKNNTNILDSVIDDEGRKVRELKIRKWERVISNRTADRIKRLMEVVTRNGTGIEANLLLWGGSAGKTGSAETGRENVVHAWFAGYFPVRNPRYAMVVFVEE